In a genomic window of Erigeron canadensis isolate Cc75 chromosome 5, C_canadensis_v1, whole genome shotgun sequence:
- the LOC122601845 gene encoding pentatricopeptide repeat-containing protein At3g21470-like produces MLVAGVRLNLVTSTALLPAIGSMGSVAEGREIHGLIFRTNMYNNVFVASALIDMYSKCGCVKHARVVFDTMPSKNIASWKAMIGCYAKHGMVDSSVELLDKMQEENMQPNQVTLTCVRTHGHYACVIDVLCRSGEIEVSYNLIHELGAKVTDSKVGALLKRVCRLQ; encoded by the coding sequence ATGTTGGTAGCTGGGGTGAGGCTTAATCTGGTTACCAGTACTGCTTTACTTCCTGCTATCGGATCCATGGGTTCTGTTGCTGAAGGGAGAGAAATTCATGGGCTAATCTTTAGAACAAATATGTATAACAACGTCTTTGTTGCTAGTGCACTTATCGACATGTACTCTAAATGTGGGTGTGTAAAACACGCAAGAGTCGTTTTTGACACCATGCCATCCAAGAACATTGCTTCATGGAAGGCCATGATTGGATGCTATGCGAAACATGGGATGGTTGATTCATCCGTTGAGCTTTTAGACAAAATGCAAGAGGAAAACATGCAGCCAAACCAAGTCACATTGACGTGTGTAAGAACACACGGGCATTATGCTTGTGTCATTGACGTTCTTTGTCGTTCTGGGGAAATTGAAGTATCATACAATTTAATACACGAGTTGGGTGCAAAAGTTACTGATTCGAAGGTCGGTGCCTTACTTAAACGGGTGTGTCGTTTACAATAG
- the LOC122601998 gene encoding uncharacterized protein LOC122601998 isoform X1, protein MSHKTSRMMATMTAPPTYFQSKHCNQHTFVKCDNVYAPNWHSSINLFSTQQSLVVRTLDYPNSRESFVRPLLAAQPGVAASISDENVVSVRNANVIVEVQDDDKMQVKVELPGKETQIVFDKVLTNLARTAPPVPGFRRQKGGKTSKVPKSFLLSIIGEDRVTKFVIQEIVSSTMADYVKKNNIPVKDNKINTIQTADELQSSFIPGSDFGFNATLELEKPDTETSSLDSSEDAETTSQDSS, encoded by the exons ATGAGCCACAAAACATCGAGGATGATGGCAACCATGACTGCCCCTCCCACCTATTTCCAATCCAAACACTGTAAT CAGCATACTTTTGTAAAGTGCGACAATGTGTATGCTCCAAATTGGCATTCTTCTATCAATCTTTTCTCCACACAACAAAGTTTAGTTGTTag AACATTGGACTATCCCAACTCTCGTGAGAGTTTTGTTAGACCGCTACTTGCTGCTCAGCCAG GTGTAGCAGCTTCGATATCAGATGAGAATGTGGTATCTGTAAGAAACGCCAATGTCATTGTGGAGGTCCAGGATGATGATAAGATGCAA GTGAAAGTAGAATTACCAGGGAAGGAGACACAAATAGTATTTGATAAGGTTTTGACCAATTTGGCTCGTACAGCACCACCTGTTCCAGGCTTCCGTAGACAAAAAGGAG GGAAAACATCTAAG GTCCCCAAAAGCTTTCTATTGTCAATTATTGGTGAAGATCGTGTCACGAAGTTTGTTATTCAAGAAATAGTTAGCTCCACTATGGCGGATTATGTGAAAAAG AACAATATTCCAGTAAAGGATAACAAGATCAACACCATTCAAACCGCAGACGAGCTACAATCATCATTTATCCCTGGTAGTGATTTTGGATTTAATGCAACACTTGAGCTTGAGAAACCAGATACAGAAACAAGTAGCCTTGACTCATCTGAAGATGCGGAAACCACTAGCCAAGACTCGTCTTAA
- the LOC122601997 gene encoding polyadenylate-binding protein-interacting protein 12-like isoform X1, with protein MAVVENGVSNNNVVETNDIVVQSDLNAAGSNGDLANGNGDLVNGKSDLVNGNGVSKHHEEEKEFKKEMRDLEEMLSNLNPMAEEFVPPSLSKNNGFNNNRIMLPPPPAIAAGHFGYPVVNDFLIQTNHPAFANVNGVSNGRKKGNFGNGKRRMNSRTNMAQREDAIKRTIHVSDIDQQVTEEQLAALFVNCGQVVDCRVCGDPNSVLRFAFIEFTDEEGARNALSLAGTMLGYYPVRVLPSKTAIAPVNPTFLPRSEDEREMCARTIYCTNIDKKVTQADVKLFFESFCGEVYRLRLLGDYHHSSRIAFVEFVMAESAIAALNCSGAVLGSLPIRVSPSKTPVRPRSPRSTVH; from the exons atggCTGTTGTTGAGAACGGTGTGTCGAATAACAACGTGGTCGAAACAAACGATATAGTCGTTCAGTCGGATTTGAATGCTGCTGGGTCAAATGGTGATTTAGCTAATGGAAATGGTGATTTAGTTAATGGAAAAAGTGATTTAGTTAACGGAAACGGTGTGTCGAAGCATCATGAGGAGGAAAAGGAATTTAAGAAAGAAATGAGAGATTTGGAGGAAATGCTATCGAATTTGAACCCCATGGCTGAAGAATTTGTGCCACCGTCCTTGTCGAAAAACAATggttttaataataataggatTATGTTACCACCGCCGCCCGCCATTGCTGCTGGTCATTTTGGTTATCCTGTTGTTAATGATTTCTTGATTCAGACTAACCACCCAGCGTTTGCTAATGTTAACGGTGTTTCCAATGGACGG AAgaagggtaattttggtaatgGAAAGCGGAGGATGAATAGCCGAACTAATATGGCACAACGAGAAGATGCCATTAAGAGAACTATTCACGTGTCTGACATCGATCAGCAG GTAACTGAAGAACAGCTTGCAGCACTTTTTGTTAATTGCGGGCAG GTTGTTGATTGCCGTGTATGTGGTGACCCTAATTCTGTTCTTCGTTTTGCTTTCATCGAGTTTACTGATGAGG AAGGTGCAAGGAATGCACTGAGTCTTGCTGGAACGATGCTCGGGTATTACCCTGTTAGGGTGCTGCCTTCAAAAACTGCAATTGCACCAGTAAATCCAACTTTTCTTCCCCGG TCCGAGGATGAAAGGGAAATGTGTGCAAGAACTATTTATTGTACTAACATTGATAAGAAG GTTACCCAGGCAGATGTCAAACTCTTCTTTGAGTCATTCTGTGGAGAG GTTTACCGCTTGAGGTTGCTTGGAGACTATCATCATTCATCTCGTATTGCATTTGTGGAGTTTGTGATG GCTGAGAGTGCAATTGCAGCTCTGAACTGTAGCGGTGCAGTACTGGGATCATTGCCAATAAG GGTAAGCCCTTCAAAGACCCCAGTTCGCCCACGTTCACCTCGCTCTACCGTGCACTGA
- the LOC122601997 gene encoding polyadenylate-binding protein-interacting protein 12-like isoform X2, which produces MAVVENGVSNNNVVETNDIVVQSDLNAAGSNGDLANGNGDLVNGKSDLVNGNGVSKHHEEEKEFKKEMRDLEEMLSNLNPMAEEFVPPSLSKNNGFNNNRIMLPPPPAIAAGHFGYPVVNDFLIQTNHPAFANVNGVSNGRKGNFGNGKRRMNSRTNMAQREDAIKRTIHVSDIDQQVTEEQLAALFVNCGQVVDCRVCGDPNSVLRFAFIEFTDEEGARNALSLAGTMLGYYPVRVLPSKTAIAPVNPTFLPRSEDEREMCARTIYCTNIDKKVTQADVKLFFESFCGEVYRLRLLGDYHHSSRIAFVEFVMAESAIAALNCSGAVLGSLPIRVSPSKTPVRPRSPRSTVH; this is translated from the exons atggCTGTTGTTGAGAACGGTGTGTCGAATAACAACGTGGTCGAAACAAACGATATAGTCGTTCAGTCGGATTTGAATGCTGCTGGGTCAAATGGTGATTTAGCTAATGGAAATGGTGATTTAGTTAATGGAAAAAGTGATTTAGTTAACGGAAACGGTGTGTCGAAGCATCATGAGGAGGAAAAGGAATTTAAGAAAGAAATGAGAGATTTGGAGGAAATGCTATCGAATTTGAACCCCATGGCTGAAGAATTTGTGCCACCGTCCTTGTCGAAAAACAATggttttaataataataggatTATGTTACCACCGCCGCCCGCCATTGCTGCTGGTCATTTTGGTTATCCTGTTGTTAATGATTTCTTGATTCAGACTAACCACCCAGCGTTTGCTAATGTTAACGGTGTTTCCAATGGACGG aagggtaattttggtaatgGAAAGCGGAGGATGAATAGCCGAACTAATATGGCACAACGAGAAGATGCCATTAAGAGAACTATTCACGTGTCTGACATCGATCAGCAG GTAACTGAAGAACAGCTTGCAGCACTTTTTGTTAATTGCGGGCAG GTTGTTGATTGCCGTGTATGTGGTGACCCTAATTCTGTTCTTCGTTTTGCTTTCATCGAGTTTACTGATGAGG AAGGTGCAAGGAATGCACTGAGTCTTGCTGGAACGATGCTCGGGTATTACCCTGTTAGGGTGCTGCCTTCAAAAACTGCAATTGCACCAGTAAATCCAACTTTTCTTCCCCGG TCCGAGGATGAAAGGGAAATGTGTGCAAGAACTATTTATTGTACTAACATTGATAAGAAG GTTACCCAGGCAGATGTCAAACTCTTCTTTGAGTCATTCTGTGGAGAG GTTTACCGCTTGAGGTTGCTTGGAGACTATCATCATTCATCTCGTATTGCATTTGTGGAGTTTGTGATG GCTGAGAGTGCAATTGCAGCTCTGAACTGTAGCGGTGCAGTACTGGGATCATTGCCAATAAG GGTAAGCCCTTCAAAGACCCCAGTTCGCCCACGTTCACCTCGCTCTACCGTGCACTGA
- the LOC122601998 gene encoding uncharacterized protein LOC122601998 isoform X2, whose product MSHKTSRMMATMTAPPTYFQSKHCNHTFVKCDNVYAPNWHSSINLFSTQQSLVVRTLDYPNSRESFVRPLLAAQPGVAASISDENVVSVRNANVIVEVQDDDKMQVKVELPGKETQIVFDKVLTNLARTAPPVPGFRRQKGGKTSKVPKSFLLSIIGEDRVTKFVIQEIVSSTMADYVKKNNIPVKDNKINTIQTADELQSSFIPGSDFGFNATLELEKPDTETSSLDSSEDAETTSQDSS is encoded by the exons ATGAGCCACAAAACATCGAGGATGATGGCAACCATGACTGCCCCTCCCACCTATTTCCAATCCAAACACTGTAAT CATACTTTTGTAAAGTGCGACAATGTGTATGCTCCAAATTGGCATTCTTCTATCAATCTTTTCTCCACACAACAAAGTTTAGTTGTTag AACATTGGACTATCCCAACTCTCGTGAGAGTTTTGTTAGACCGCTACTTGCTGCTCAGCCAG GTGTAGCAGCTTCGATATCAGATGAGAATGTGGTATCTGTAAGAAACGCCAATGTCATTGTGGAGGTCCAGGATGATGATAAGATGCAA GTGAAAGTAGAATTACCAGGGAAGGAGACACAAATAGTATTTGATAAGGTTTTGACCAATTTGGCTCGTACAGCACCACCTGTTCCAGGCTTCCGTAGACAAAAAGGAG GGAAAACATCTAAG GTCCCCAAAAGCTTTCTATTGTCAATTATTGGTGAAGATCGTGTCACGAAGTTTGTTATTCAAGAAATAGTTAGCTCCACTATGGCGGATTATGTGAAAAAG AACAATATTCCAGTAAAGGATAACAAGATCAACACCATTCAAACCGCAGACGAGCTACAATCATCATTTATCCCTGGTAGTGATTTTGGATTTAATGCAACACTTGAGCTTGAGAAACCAGATACAGAAACAAGTAGCCTTGACTCATCTGAAGATGCGGAAACCACTAGCCAAGACTCGTCTTAA
- the LOC122601844 gene encoding pentatricopeptide repeat-containing protein At1g19720-like, translated as MSSFSYGVNLSINKFGLQFDLDVVNGLIEVYCKCGYLCYARKLFDKMSKPDVVSWTNMIAAYSNVGWVMESRVLFGRKKLAAVEPNEFTWNALITGYGKAGDWVGAFSSFSKMSKTGLVPDAVTWNAMISGFVQSR; from the coding sequence ATGTCTTCTTTCTCATATGGAGTAAATTTGTCTATAAATAAGTTTGGGTTGCAGTTTGATTTGGATGTTGTTAATGGGTTGATTGAAGTGTATTGTAAATGCGGGTATTTATGTTATGCCCGCAAACTGTTCgataaaatgtctaaaccaGACGTTGTTTCTTGGACGAACATGATTGCTGCGTATTCTAATGTTGGGTGGGTTATGGAATCACGAGTGTTGTTTGGTAGGAAGAAGTTGGCTGCTGTGGAACCTAATGAGTTCACTTGGAATGCTTTGATTACCGGGTATGGTAAAGCCGGAGATTGGGTTGGGGCGTTTAGTTCGTTTTCTAAAATGAGTAAAACTGGTTTGGTTCCTGATGCGGTTACTTGGAATGCTATGATTTCTGGCTTTGTACAAAGCCGATAG